In Ostrinia nubilalis chromosome 26, ilOstNubi1.1, whole genome shotgun sequence, one genomic interval encodes:
- the LOC135084412 gene encoding ceramide phosphoethanolamine synthase, with product MMWPSSQASKILTCLLLIIVVYCIYMDTFLFLRIQNYKIDGFQVQENVTVQESSTRKTDRVLPNYEDVIWVPCNINPLCHPTVKGLMVDHINHYIYGPFSAIVDVSLRISDKLLFITPNMISFFHVLVAIIGGKLLTCQNLAARRVGIVLFQIRMFLDDLDGHVARERKHIKGERSEVGTLGYWVDGVCDLIGVIAMMTGIVIYLKNNPPRRGYKGTPVSTLPYHQLKEINSSEDIEKDHTAAEIGISYKTKVTFQRIVQVLGLFSGQMVLSSLAWNRYIDIYQDVLENCTEYDVFKREATFKSGTFFMATLLWRVVNPHSYLHLLSLAVFCDKTWCFLKAVHYTGYLALVVAVGTSEYLVESIRTFVTSGVDSS from the coding sequence ATGATGTGGCCTTCGTCTCAAGCTAGTAAAATACTAACGTGTCTCTTACTAATAATAGTGGTATACTGCATTTATATGGATACGTTTTTGTTTTTGCGgatacaaaattacaaaattgacGGATTCCAAGTCCAGGAGAATGTGACTGTTCAGGAATCGTCTACGCGGAAGACTGACAGGGTGCTCCCGAATTACGAGGATGTGATTTGGGTACCGTGTAATATAAATCCGTTATGCCATCCCACTGTTAAGGGGCTTATGGTGGACCATATTAACCATTATATCTACGGACCATTCAGTGCCATAGTCGATGTAAGTCTCAGGATATCTGACAAGTTGTTATTCATCACGCCGAATATGATTTCTTTCTTCCACGTTCTCGTGGCAATAATCGGCGGGAAGCTCCTGACTTGCCAGAATTTGGCAGCTCGGCGGGTCGGGATCGTGTTATTTCAAATCAGAATGTTTTTAGACGACCTTGATGGCCATGTGGCGAGAGAACGAAAGCATATTAAAGGCGAGAGGTCAGAAGTCGGCACTTTGGGTTATTGGGTCGATGGGGTATGCGATTTGATAGGGGTGATTGCTATGATGACTggtatagttatttatttgaaaaacaaCCCTCCCAGGCGAGGGTACAAGGGTACTCCAGTCAGCACGCTGCCTTATCATCAGTTGAAAGAGATAAATTCCAGTGAGGATATCGAAAAGGACCACACTGCAGCGGAGATAGGCATTTCGTACAAAACTAAAGTGACCTTCCAAAGGATAGTTCAAGTATTAGGCTTATTTTCCGGCCAGATGGTTCTATCTTCTCTAGCTTGGAATAGATACATAGATATTTACCAGGATGTGCTTGAGAATTGTACTGAGTATGACGTGTTCAAAAGAGAAGCTACGTTTAAATCTGGTACGTTTTTTATGGCGACTTTACTGTGGAGGGTTGTGAATCCTCATAGCTACTTGCATTTGCTCTCTTTGGCGGTTTTCTGTGATAAGACTTGGTGTTTCTTGAAGGCGGTACATTATACAGGTTACTTAGCGTTAGTGGTCGCTGTGGGTACATCAGAGTATTTGGTCGAGAGCATCAGGACGTTTGTCACGAGTGGCGTAGATAGCTCATGA